A window from Streptomonospora salina encodes these proteins:
- a CDS encoding sugar ABC transporter substrate-binding protein produces MFRAAVGAAAALSLLAAGCGATTDGASSGDGGGDASVEEGFKVGLLLPETQTARYEEFDKPYFEEGLNELCENCELLYQNADQETSKQQDQAESLLTSGVDVLVLDAVDAESASGIVQNAQSQDVPVVAYDRLAEGGVDYYVSFDNRRVGEVQGQSLLQALDQNGGGEDSQIVMINGSPTDPNAAKFKQGAHDVLDGQVEIAKEYDTPEWNPDEAQVEMEQAITAVGADEIDGVYSANDGMAAGIVAALKGAGVDDLPPITGQDAEIAGIQRVISGEQYMTVYKAIRPEAEVAAEMAVAAATGEEYEGNGEYGTTEVEDGNGNEIKSVLIDPIPVTVDDVEDTVISDGFYTVEEICTDRYADTDFCQDLQ; encoded by the coding sequence ATGTTCCGCGCCGCGGTCGGGGCGGCGGCGGCGCTGTCGCTGCTCGCAGCCGGATGCGGCGCCACTACCGACGGCGCGTCGAGCGGCGACGGCGGCGGCGACGCCAGCGTCGAGGAGGGCTTCAAGGTCGGACTGCTGCTGCCGGAGACGCAGACGGCGCGGTACGAAGAGTTCGACAAGCCCTACTTCGAAGAAGGGCTCAACGAGCTCTGCGAGAACTGCGAACTGCTCTACCAGAACGCAGACCAGGAGACCTCCAAACAGCAGGACCAGGCCGAGTCGCTGCTGACCTCGGGCGTGGACGTGCTGGTGCTGGACGCTGTCGACGCCGAGTCCGCCTCCGGCATCGTCCAGAACGCCCAGAGCCAGGACGTGCCGGTCGTCGCCTACGACCGCCTGGCCGAGGGCGGAGTCGACTACTACGTCTCCTTCGACAACCGGCGCGTGGGCGAGGTGCAGGGCCAGTCGCTGCTGCAGGCTCTGGACCAGAACGGCGGCGGCGAGGACAGCCAGATCGTGATGATCAACGGCTCGCCGACCGACCCCAACGCCGCCAAGTTCAAGCAGGGCGCGCACGACGTCCTGGACGGCCAGGTCGAGATCGCCAAGGAGTACGACACTCCCGAGTGGAATCCCGATGAGGCCCAGGTCGAGATGGAGCAGGCCATCACCGCGGTCGGCGCCGACGAGATCGACGGCGTCTACTCCGCCAACGACGGCATGGCCGCCGGCATCGTCGCCGCGCTGAAGGGCGCGGGCGTCGATGACCTGCCGCCCATCACCGGTCAGGACGCCGAGATCGCCGGCATCCAGCGCGTCATCTCCGGCGAGCAGTACATGACCGTCTACAAGGCCATCCGGCCCGAGGCCGAGGTCGCCGCCGAGATGGCGGTCGCTGCTGCCACCGGCGAAGAGTACGAGGGCAACGGCGAATACGGCACGACCGAGGTGGAGGACGGCAACGGCAACGAGATCAAGTCGGTCCTGATCGATCCGATCCCGGTGACCGTCGACGACGTCGAGGACACCGTGATCTCCGACGGCTTCTACACCGTCGAGGAGATCTGCACCGACCGCTACGCCGACACCGACTTCTGCCAGGACCTGCAGTAG
- a CDS encoding ROK family transcriptional regulator has translation MTDAEATPGSQAGLRRANQQRVVDALRSGGTLTQAGLARYTGLSPASVSNIVRNLRAAGTVSVRETSSNGRRARAVTLIRPPGAVVALDFALDRLTAALGDSEGAVLARESIAYDVTADPDRAVRRAVWLVETLLTRLRVDHATIAAVTASVPGPVDLDTGEIGAITCMPRWAGYRPAAALSARLRVPVQAENDANLCALAEMRGGAAAGSEHVIYVRIKEGVGAGIVVGGDLFRGAGGTAGEIGHIGLDERGQVCRCGNRGCLETVLGAPYLLGMVPQQGQQPPASVAELVAAADEGDPGSRRVVAEAGAALGRGLGVLANTFNPELVVLGGDLVEAGEALLEPVRRTLELGTLGSALARMRIVRGSLDDDAALRGALVLAATAAAEEAPA, from the coding sequence GTGACCGACGCCGAGGCGACCCCCGGATCCCAGGCAGGGCTGCGGCGGGCCAACCAGCAGCGCGTGGTCGATGCGCTGCGCAGCGGAGGGACGCTGACCCAAGCCGGACTGGCCCGTTACACCGGGCTCTCACCGGCCAGTGTCTCCAACATCGTACGCAACCTGCGTGCGGCGGGTACGGTCTCGGTCCGCGAAACCTCCTCCAACGGACGGCGGGCCCGCGCGGTCACGCTGATCCGTCCCCCCGGCGCGGTCGTAGCGCTCGACTTCGCGCTGGACCGGCTCACCGCCGCCCTGGGCGACAGCGAGGGGGCGGTCCTGGCGCGCGAGAGCATCGCCTACGACGTCACCGCCGACCCCGACCGCGCCGTCCGCAGGGCGGTGTGGCTGGTGGAGACCCTGTTGACGCGCCTGAGGGTCGACCACGCCACCATCGCCGCGGTCACCGCGTCGGTGCCCGGCCCGGTCGACCTGGACACCGGCGAGATCGGAGCCATCACGTGCATGCCGCGGTGGGCCGGGTACCGGCCGGCTGCGGCGCTGTCGGCGCGGCTGCGCGTTCCGGTGCAGGCCGAGAACGACGCGAACCTGTGCGCGCTCGCCGAGATGCGCGGCGGTGCCGCTGCCGGGAGCGAGCACGTCATCTACGTCCGCATCAAGGAAGGCGTGGGCGCCGGCATCGTCGTCGGCGGCGACCTGTTCCGCGGTGCGGGAGGCACGGCCGGCGAGATCGGCCACATCGGCCTGGACGAGCGCGGCCAGGTGTGCCGCTGCGGCAACCGCGGGTGCCTGGAGACCGTGCTGGGTGCTCCCTACCTGCTGGGCATGGTGCCCCAGCAGGGCCAGCAGCCGCCGGCGAGCGTCGCGGAGCTGGTGGCGGCGGCCGATGAGGGCGATCCGGGCTCGCGCCGGGTGGTCGCCGAGGCCGGTGCCGCCCTGGGCCGGGGACTGGGCGTTCTTGCCAACACGTTCAACCCCGAGCTGGTGGTGCTGGGCGGAGACCTGGTCGAGGCGGGCGAGGCGCTGCTGGAGCCGGTGCGCCGCACCCTGGAACTGGGAACCCTGGGCAGTGCCCTGGCCCGGATGCGGATCGTGCGGGGAAGCCTGGACGACGACGCGGCGCTGCGCGGAGCGCTGGTGCTGGCGGCGACCGCAGCGGCCGAGGAGGCGCCGGCCTGA
- a CDS encoding molybdopterin-dependent oxidoreductase has translation MSDHETTPPTEPSAAQPVQRPRPRVGALCGLVAAGAALGTAEVAAAFLRPDATPLIAVGQAVIDLTPQELREFAISAVGEADRPLLVAGTAVLLALLAAATGVGALRRPLIGDAGIAALAAVSLAAALTRPEADALYALPSAAGGAVALVLLRVLVRTAPVRAADALASGQEAAGASAAPAAEPARPPETAESSEAPEAAEAPEAPEAAEAPEAATVTGAAERAAPAADTAGAPPRGPAFDRRRFALLAGGAALASAGAGAGGRWWAASRAGGEASREAVRLPRPDSPAPPLPDGAELDVDGLSPFFTPNGDFYRVDTALSVPRVDATRWRLRIHGRGAREVEYTYADLVERSDLAERDVTLACVSNRVGGTYVGNARWIGVPIAALLREAGVRPPGEGGPADQLVSRSTDGMTIGTPVEALMDGRDALLALGMNGAPLPAEHGFPARVVVPGLYGYVSACKWVDDMELTTFDAFDAYWIPRGWSQRAPIKTQSRIDTPREGAQVSAGALPIAGVAWAQHVGVDGVEVRIDDGPWRAARLAAEDTADTWRQWVLEWDAEPGDHTVSVRATDKSGATQTAEEAQPAPDGATGHHTVAVTVT, from the coding sequence GTGTCTGATCATGAAACCACTCCGCCGACGGAACCGTCGGCCGCGCAGCCGGTGCAGCGCCCCCGCCCGCGTGTCGGCGCGCTGTGCGGGCTCGTCGCCGCCGGCGCCGCCCTGGGCACGGCCGAGGTCGCCGCGGCGTTCCTCCGGCCCGACGCCACCCCGCTGATCGCGGTCGGGCAGGCGGTCATCGACCTCACGCCGCAGGAGCTGCGGGAGTTCGCGATCTCGGCGGTAGGCGAGGCCGACCGGCCGCTGCTGGTCGCCGGAACGGCGGTGCTGCTGGCGCTGCTGGCGGCGGCGACCGGCGTCGGCGCCCTGCGGCGGCCGCTGATCGGAGACGCCGGCATCGCGGCACTGGCCGCGGTCTCGCTGGCCGCCGCGCTCACCCGGCCCGAAGCCGACGCGCTGTATGCCCTGCCGTCGGCGGCGGGCGGTGCTGTGGCACTGGTCCTGCTGCGCGTGCTGGTGCGCACCGCACCGGTGCGGGCGGCCGACGCCCTCGCCTCCGGGCAGGAGGCCGCCGGAGCGTCCGCCGCGCCGGCGGCCGAGCCCGCCCGGCCTCCGGAGACCGCGGAATCCTCGGAGGCGCCTGAAGCCGCTGAGGCTCCGGAGGCGCCTGAAGCCGCTGAGGCTCCGGAGGCCGCGACGGTCACCGGTGCCGCCGAGCGTGCCGCGCCCGCTGCGGACACGGCGGGCGCGCCGCCGAGAGGCCCCGCTTTCGACCGCCGCAGGTTCGCGCTCCTGGCGGGCGGCGCGGCCCTGGCCTCGGCCGGCGCCGGTGCCGGCGGGCGCTGGTGGGCCGCCTCGCGGGCGGGGGGAGAGGCGAGCCGGGAAGCGGTCCGGCTGCCCCGCCCCGATTCCCCGGCGCCGCCGCTGCCCGACGGGGCCGAACTCGACGTGGACGGGCTGAGCCCGTTCTTCACTCCCAACGGCGACTTCTACCGGGTCGACACCGCCCTGTCGGTGCCGCGCGTCGACGCCACCCGCTGGCGCCTGCGCATCCACGGGCGCGGAGCGCGCGAGGTCGAATACACCTACGCCGACCTGGTGGAGCGCTCCGACCTGGCCGAGCGCGACGTCACCCTGGCGTGCGTATCCAACCGGGTCGGCGGTACCTACGTCGGCAACGCCCGCTGGATCGGCGTACCGATCGCCGCACTGCTGCGCGAGGCGGGGGTGCGCCCTCCCGGCGAGGGCGGCCCGGCCGACCAGCTCGTGTCGCGCTCCACCGACGGCATGACCATCGGGACGCCTGTAGAAGCGCTGATGGACGGCCGCGACGCGCTCCTGGCGCTGGGGATGAACGGTGCGCCGCTGCCCGCCGAGCACGGCTTTCCGGCGCGGGTGGTGGTTCCGGGCCTCTACGGCTACGTCTCGGCGTGCAAATGGGTCGATGACATGGAACTCACCACCTTCGACGCCTTCGACGCCTACTGGATACCGCGCGGCTGGTCCCAGCGGGCGCCGATCAAGACGCAGTCGCGCATCGACACCCCCCGCGAAGGTGCGCAGGTGAGCGCGGGCGCCCTGCCGATCGCGGGGGTCGCCTGGGCCCAGCATGTCGGTGTCGACGGCGTCGAGGTGCGCATCGACGACGGCCCGTGGCGGGCCGCGCGCCTGGCCGCCGAGGACACCGCCGACACCTGGCGCCAGTGGGTCCTGGAGTGGGACGCCGAACCCGGCGACCACACCGTCAGTGTGCGTGCGACCGACAAGTCCGGCGCTACGCAGACCGCCGAGGAAGCGCAGCCGGCCCCCGACGGGGCCACCGGCCACCACACCGTGGCCGTGACGGTCACCTGA
- the sigK gene encoding ECF RNA polymerase sigma factor SigK, translating into MEHAIPAQPPDRKQSAGSAAGGTGGPDDERRLVALLQRTALGELDAFEEVYRELAGPVFGLARRVLLDRAQAEEVTQEVFTELWRLAARFDPGRGGIRAWVLTLAHRRAVDRVRAEQSAATRMEAAGRMAPESSPPEDVAEQVEHRLEREKVRRCLHRLTEVQNEAVRLTYYTGYTQRETAELLGVPLTTVKGRLRDGLIRLRDCLGVMV; encoded by the coding sequence GTGGAACACGCGATACCGGCGCAGCCGCCGGACCGCAAGCAGTCGGCCGGCAGCGCGGCGGGCGGCACCGGCGGTCCCGACGACGAGCGCCGACTGGTCGCTCTGCTGCAGCGCACCGCCCTGGGTGAACTCGACGCGTTCGAAGAGGTCTACCGCGAGCTGGCGGGCCCGGTGTTCGGTCTCGCCCGCCGTGTCCTGCTGGACCGGGCCCAGGCCGAGGAGGTGACCCAGGAGGTGTTCACCGAGCTGTGGCGCCTGGCCGCACGCTTCGACCCCGGCCGGGGCGGCATACGCGCCTGGGTGCTCACTCTGGCCCACCGCCGCGCCGTGGACCGGGTCCGCGCGGAGCAGTCGGCGGCCACCCGCATGGAGGCCGCCGGCCGCATGGCGCCGGAGTCGTCCCCGCCCGAGGACGTCGCCGAGCAGGTGGAGCACCGGTTGGAGCGGGAGAAGGTGCGCCGCTGCCTGCACCGGCTGACCGAGGTGCAGAACGAGGCGGTGCGGCTGACCTACTACACCGGCTACACCCAGCGCGAAACCGCCGAGCTGCTGGGGGTGCCGCTGACCACGGTGAAGGGCCGTCTGCGCGACGGGCTGATCCGGCTGCGCGACTGCCTGGGGGTGATGGTGTGA
- a CDS encoding anti-sigma factor, protein MSAREHDVHGLTAAYAVDALSGAERERARRHVDECADCRRDLGEFRATTVRLAYAQAERPPEAVWERLRAAVSDVRPLPPDTSDSRPEAESGDGGRGSDPGGGADGGARVLDTASRRRGGRLPWLLAAACAVLAVVLGATIVSMQQRMAEMSEHTAEVEALLASSDTSMAEQPVSHSRAQATVFTSDRNDTVMIMVKGLPVPPEDMDYQMWYVDDSGMRSAGMLERSGAGMYSGMAGDMGSARQLGISLEPAGGMPEPSEEPMKVEL, encoded by the coding sequence GTGAGTGCCCGGGAGCACGATGTGCACGGACTGACAGCCGCCTATGCGGTCGACGCGTTGAGCGGCGCGGAGCGTGAACGCGCGCGGCGCCACGTCGACGAGTGCGCCGACTGCCGACGCGACCTGGGCGAATTCCGCGCCACGACGGTACGGCTGGCCTACGCGCAGGCCGAGCGCCCGCCCGAGGCGGTCTGGGAGCGGCTGCGCGCGGCGGTGTCCGACGTACGCCCCCTGCCGCCGGACACGTCCGACTCCCGGCCGGAGGCCGAGAGCGGCGACGGCGGACGCGGCTCCGACCCGGGCGGCGGCGCCGACGGCGGCGCCCGGGTCCTCGACACGGCCTCCCGCCGGCGCGGCGGTCGGCTCCCGTGGCTGCTGGCCGCGGCCTGCGCTGTGCTCGCCGTGGTGCTGGGCGCGACGATCGTGTCCATGCAGCAGCGCATGGCGGAGATGAGCGAGCACACGGCCGAGGTGGAGGCGCTGCTGGCCTCGTCCGACACCAGCATGGCCGAACAGCCGGTCAGCCACAGCCGGGCGCAGGCGACCGTGTTCACCTCCGACCGCAACGACACGGTGATGATCATGGTCAAGGGCCTTCCGGTGCCGCCGGAGGACATGGACTACCAGATGTGGTACGTCGACGACTCGGGGATGCGCTCGGCCGGGATGCTGGAGCGCTCCGGGGCGGGCATGTACTCGGGGATGGCCGGGGACATGGGATCCGCCCGGCAGCTGGGAATCAGCCTGGAACCGGCGGGCGGCATGCCCGAGCCGAGTGAAGAACCGATGAAGGTCGAGCTCTAG